The following are encoded together in the bacterium genome:
- a CDS encoding AarF/ABC1/UbiB kinase family protein, with protein sequence MAPPDSRDSLLGIAARDLGRLSQVTATLARHGFGALVGAALVPPERPPDAEPVEPPAAQAVRFARLLSDLGPTFIKLGQVLSIRRDLLPPDYITALETLQDDAPEVPFAAVREVVEAGLGRPLAEAFASFEERPLGTASIAQTHRATAPDGTRLVVKVQRPGIERTLRGDLDLLYLAARALETAIDELQLAAVSEVIVEFEKGLLRELDFTAELENLDTARRLLDPARRLVVPRPHPELSARTVLAMELFPGGSLRSLAPDSPAAHQAVEELVRAGVKQVFVDGFFHGDPHPGNVLVDDAGTVCLIDFGLVGRLEPSQRDDLVTLILALILGDDASIARVLLRMGTPTERVSLAELRAEIQRIRTGYLDVGAITDVDTSGFAEAFGGAANRFRIKLAPEYAILTKATATLEGIVRTYHPRIDLVAIARPVVERIVAERWSPARILSDAMSGASGVGSLLRGLPAQMEQLLADVERGNLQVRAVSPGLDELPLRVHQLASRLSLTGFAAALSVCAAIVLPDALGLDLRSALFVFCFAMAVVGWTTLWWWHVLGRGRPVRVGGLLKLFRRS encoded by the coding sequence ATGGCTCCCCCCGACTCCCGCGACTCCCTGCTCGGCATCGCCGCCCGCGATCTCGGCCGCCTCAGCCAGGTGACGGCGACGCTCGCACGTCACGGCTTCGGTGCGCTGGTCGGCGCCGCGCTGGTGCCCCCCGAGCGGCCGCCCGACGCCGAGCCGGTCGAGCCGCCGGCGGCGCAGGCGGTGCGCTTCGCACGCCTGCTCTCCGACCTCGGCCCGACCTTCATCAAGCTCGGCCAGGTGCTCTCGATCCGCCGCGACCTCCTGCCGCCGGACTACATCACCGCGCTGGAGACGCTGCAGGACGACGCGCCCGAGGTGCCGTTCGCCGCCGTCCGCGAGGTCGTCGAGGCGGGGCTCGGCCGCCCGCTCGCGGAGGCGTTCGCGTCGTTCGAGGAGCGGCCGCTGGGCACGGCGTCGATCGCGCAGACGCATCGCGCGACGGCCCCCGACGGTACGCGCCTGGTCGTCAAGGTGCAGCGTCCGGGCATCGAGCGCACCCTGCGTGGCGACCTCGATCTCCTGTACCTCGCGGCGCGTGCGCTCGAGACCGCGATCGACGAGCTGCAGCTGGCCGCCGTCTCCGAGGTCATCGTCGAGTTCGAGAAGGGGCTCCTGCGCGAGCTCGACTTCACCGCCGAGCTCGAGAACCTCGACACCGCCCGCCGCCTGCTCGATCCGGCGCGCCGCCTGGTGGTGCCGCGGCCGCATCCCGAGCTGAGCGCGCGCACGGTGCTGGCGATGGAGCTGTTCCCCGGCGGCTCGCTGCGCAGTCTCGCGCCGGATTCGCCGGCGGCGCACCAGGCGGTCGAAGAGCTGGTGCGCGCCGGCGTGAAGCAGGTGTTCGTGGACGGCTTCTTCCACGGCGACCCGCATCCGGGGAACGTCCTCGTCGACGACGCCGGGACGGTCTGCCTGATCGACTTCGGGCTCGTCGGCCGTCTCGAGCCGTCGCAGCGGGACGATCTCGTCACGCTGATCCTGGCGCTGATCCTCGGCGACGACGCGAGCATCGCCCGCGTCCTGCTGCGCATGGGCACGCCGACCGAGCGTGTGAGCCTCGCCGAGCTGCGCGCCGAGATCCAGCGCATCCGCACCGGCTACCTCGACGTCGGTGCGATCACCGACGTCGACACGAGCGGCTTCGCCGAAGCCTTCGGCGGCGCCGCGAACCGCTTCCGCATCAAGCTCGCTCCCGAGTATGCGATCCTCACCAAGGCGACCGCGACGCTCGAGGGCATCGTCCGCACGTACCACCCGCGCATCGACCTGGTCGCGATCGCGCGTCCGGTGGTCGAGCGTATCGTCGCCGAGCGCTGGTCGCCGGCCCGCATCCTGTCCGACGCGATGAGCGGTGCGTCGGGGGTCGGCAGCCTCCTGCGCGGCCTGCCGGCGCAGATGGAGCAGCTGCTGGCGGACGTCGAGCGCGGCAACCTCCAGGTGCGCGCGGTCTCGCCGGGCCTCGACGAGCTGCCGCTGCGCGTGCACCAGCTCGCCAGCCGGCTGTCGCTGACCGGCTTCGCGGCGGCGCTGTCCGTGTGCGCGGCGATCGTCCTGCCCGACGCGCTCGGGCTCGACCTGCGCAGCGCGCTGTTCGTGTTCTGCTTCGCGATGGCGGTCGTCGGATGGACGACGCTGTGGTGGTGGCACGTCCTCGGACGCGGGCGGCCGGTGCGGGTGGGCGGGCTGCTGAAGCTCTTCCGGCGCAGCTGA
- a CDS encoding Slp family lipoprotein: MSVRGCLVLLSLLVALACARPPAALRGDYPRTTVAEAVADAGGRREVRWGGELVATTPTGDRTCFEVVERPLDRAARPRGTDETSGRFLACAAGFYDPALWAPGREMTVVGRLDGTQTGAVGGATYRFPRVDAEAVHLWPIRDPYARTWPAIGIGIGGGSRGVGGGLGIGF; the protein is encoded by the coding sequence ATGTCCGTGCGTGGTTGCCTCGTGCTCCTCTCCCTGCTCGTGGCGCTGGCCTGTGCCCGGCCGCCCGCGGCGTTGCGCGGCGACTATCCGCGGACGACCGTCGCCGAGGCGGTCGCGGATGCGGGCGGGCGCCGCGAGGTGCGCTGGGGCGGAGAGCTGGTCGCGACCACACCGACGGGGGATCGGACCTGCTTCGAGGTGGTGGAGCGGCCGCTCGATCGCGCCGCCCGGCCGCGCGGCACCGACGAGACGTCGGGACGCTTCCTGGCCTGCGCCGCCGGCTTCTACGATCCGGCGCTGTGGGCGCCCGGGCGTGAGATGACGGTCGTCGGCAGGCTCGACGGTACCCAGACCGGCGCAGTGGGCGGCGCGACGTACCGCTTCCCGCGCGTGGACGCCGAGGCGGTGCACCTGTGGCCGATCCGCGATCCCTACGCGCGCACCTGGCCGGCCATCGGCATCGGGATCGGCGGCGGCAGCCGCGGCGTCGGCGGCGGCCTCGGGATCGGGTTCTGA
- a CDS encoding DUF4215 domain-containing protein — protein MRRVRVVVVGMVLAASAAGAPAGAQVSSQDRACITAFNGAMRDVAKAQAKAVARCLRGFASGKLAVPPETCMLADPAGRLARAATRAVAKVGAVCAAASPPFGVTPLGPAVARAAIGEVTLLRGAMGPTLNTALIPDQRHATCQARVGEALLKCGDARRKTFGKCLATGLKNGTITNAASLAATCLGTGDLTQPDPGGKLRALCGGKVSATVLQHCRTTNLLDAFAPCRSTNQGVVGPCLEAGTACQLCQLTNEVDGLARDCDRMDDGNGNNGTCGPECADGIVQIEEGCDDGGTADGDGCSALCRTEPGWTCTGQPSACTRDCGNGRLDAGESCDDGGRTGGDGCSAACTVETGYACTGQPSVCTPTCGNGSVGAGEACDDGGGVSGDGCSASCAIEPGWVCSGSPSVCTFVCGNGTFQPGETCDDGDHTGGDGCSATCRIEPGWICSGQPSHCVPVCGDGLVRGGEACDDGNPTAGDGCGHTCQVEPGFTCAAEPSNCIPICGDGFIRGSETCDDGNHAGGDGCSGAFCRTEPGWTCVGQPSLCARSCGNTHLDANEECDDGNAFSGDGCSASCRVEPGFACGGTPSTCVLSCGNGVLDPGETCEDGNAVSGDGCSAGCRNESGWVCTTPGTPCSQFQVFIDGPAHGSFTMAGATTVTGHYTALPPGQAQVLINGVPASNVNPLTRTFSHTVGLSQQAIFNPIRVSLVNLANGDDVHARVVVVAGSSVADGALAQQSVAMRMNDSGIDAIEPLVGALAAGQFDLAQLVPTGTVILPWQCYFQFLWCWAGAEARIGSPAPSFGAVRFAADAKPNAVTADITLENLRIDIHIDGTGLVSDCGLRLTAHELRLRGDYTLEPDPVNPSFVDVNLASLAPVQFSGFQRQFIYGSCGLVEGQLGNIEQLAADAIAGFIDDPDGNGPEDSPLADAIEEALAGVSIAGAVGEGLGLQLDAPLFAVTEDDAGITLGAHSRFSVQVGTDPGQCMPPPGAPDLTASYAPPVPFPVFGATTPVSGAPYGVGIGIAPAGFNQMLRGQTECGLLRTSITEIDLDGPGGNPPLPVDSTLLSLIAPEFAQLPAGTPLRIDIAPTMAPAVTGHPGPAGELEELRITQVAIAIVQPGIEKVWLGGAFDARLGMQLAFLPDGSGLGVTLSQPAVSDTTMTVTWNPLGASEAQIESVLPAIIAPLIPDLASALSGFPLPEFFGLRLAGVEVSRNGAFTALFANLEPSP, from the coding sequence ATGCGACGAGTGCGCGTCGTCGTGGTGGGCATGGTGCTGGCCGCATCGGCGGCCGGCGCCCCCGCGGGAGCACAGGTGTCGTCGCAGGACCGCGCCTGCATCACCGCCTTCAACGGCGCCATGCGCGACGTGGCGAAGGCGCAGGCCAAGGCCGTCGCCCGCTGCCTGCGCGGCTTCGCGTCGGGCAAGCTCGCCGTTCCGCCCGAGACCTGCATGCTCGCCGATCCCGCCGGCCGCCTCGCCCGCGCCGCCACCCGCGCGGTCGCGAAGGTGGGCGCGGTGTGCGCCGCGGCCAGCCCGCCGTTCGGCGTCACGCCGCTCGGTCCGGCCGTCGCGCGCGCGGCGATCGGCGAGGTGACGCTGCTCCGCGGCGCCATGGGCCCGACCCTGAACACCGCGCTGATTCCCGACCAGCGACACGCCACCTGCCAGGCGCGCGTGGGCGAGGCCCTCCTCAAGTGCGGCGACGCGCGCCGCAAGACGTTCGGCAAGTGCCTGGCGACGGGCTTGAAGAACGGCACCATCACCAACGCCGCGTCGCTCGCCGCGACCTGCCTCGGCACCGGCGACCTGACGCAGCCCGATCCGGGCGGCAAGCTGCGCGCCCTCTGCGGCGGCAAGGTATCGGCGACCGTCCTGCAGCACTGCCGCACGACGAACCTCCTCGACGCGTTCGCCCCCTGCCGCAGCACGAACCAGGGCGTCGTCGGCCCGTGCCTCGAAGCCGGAACCGCCTGCCAGCTCTGCCAGCTGACCAACGAGGTGGACGGCCTGGCGCGCGACTGCGACCGCATGGACGACGGCAACGGCAACAACGGCACCTGCGGCCCCGAGTGCGCCGACGGCATCGTCCAGATCGAGGAGGGCTGCGACGACGGCGGCACCGCCGACGGCGACGGCTGCTCGGCGCTCTGCCGCACCGAGCCCGGCTGGACCTGCACCGGCCAGCCGAGCGCCTGCACCCGCGACTGCGGCAACGGCCGGCTCGACGCCGGCGAGAGCTGCGACGACGGCGGCCGCACCGGCGGCGACGGCTGCTCCGCCGCCTGCACGGTCGAGACGGGCTACGCCTGCACCGGCCAGCCGAGCGTCTGCACGCCGACCTGCGGTAACGGCAGCGTCGGTGCGGGCGAGGCCTGCGACGACGGCGGCGGCGTCTCGGGCGACGGCTGCTCGGCGTCGTGCGCGATCGAGCCCGGCTGGGTGTGCTCCGGCTCGCCCAGCGTCTGCACCTTCGTGTGCGGCAACGGCACCTTCCAGCCGGGCGAGACCTGCGACGACGGCGACCACACCGGCGGCGACGGCTGCTCGGCCACCTGCCGCATCGAGCCCGGCTGGATCTGCAGCGGCCAGCCGAGCCATTGCGTGCCGGTGTGCGGCGACGGTCTCGTGCGCGGCGGCGAGGCCTGCGACGACGGCAACCCGACCGCGGGCGACGGCTGCGGCCACACGTGTCAGGTCGAGCCCGGCTTCACCTGCGCGGCCGAGCCCAGCAACTGCATCCCGATCTGCGGCGACGGCTTCATCCGCGGCAGCGAGACCTGCGACGACGGCAACCACGCCGGCGGCGACGGCTGCTCCGGCGCGTTCTGTCGCACGGAGCCGGGCTGGACGTGCGTCGGCCAGCCGAGCCTGTGCGCGCGCAGCTGCGGCAACACGCACCTCGATGCGAACGAGGAGTGCGACGACGGCAACGCCTTCTCGGGCGACGGCTGCTCGGCGTCGTGCCGGGTCGAGCCCGGCTTCGCCTGCGGCGGCACGCCGTCGACGTGCGTGCTCTCGTGCGGCAACGGCGTCCTCGATCCCGGCGAGACCTGCGAGGACGGCAACGCCGTCTCCGGCGACGGCTGCAGCGCCGGCTGCCGCAACGAATCCGGCTGGGTCTGCACCACGCCCGGCACCCCGTGCAGCCAGTTCCAGGTGTTCATCGACGGCCCCGCCCACGGCAGCTTCACGATGGCCGGCGCGACCACGGTCACCGGCCACTACACCGCCCTGCCCCCCGGCCAGGCGCAGGTCCTGATCAACGGCGTGCCGGCGTCGAACGTGAACCCGCTCACGCGCACGTTCTCGCACACGGTCGGCTTGAGCCAGCAGGCGATCTTCAACCCGATCCGCGTCTCGCTCGTGAACCTCGCCAACGGCGACGACGTGCACGCCCGCGTCGTCGTCGTCGCCGGCAGCTCCGTCGCCGACGGCGCGCTGGCGCAGCAGAGCGTCGCGATGCGCATGAACGACAGCGGCATCGACGCCATCGAACCCCTCGTCGGCGCGCTCGCCGCGGGCCAGTTCGACCTGGCCCAGCTCGTCCCCACCGGCACCGTCATCCTGCCGTGGCAGTGCTACTTCCAGTTCCTCTGGTGCTGGGCGGGCGCCGAGGCGCGCATCGGCTCGCCGGCGCCGTCGTTCGGTGCCGTGCGCTTCGCCGCCGACGCGAAGCCCAACGCCGTCACCGCCGACATCACGCTCGAGAACCTCCGCATCGACATCCACATCGACGGCACCGGCCTGGTCTCCGACTGCGGGCTGCGCCTCACGGCCCACGAGCTGCGCCTGCGGGGCGACTACACGCTCGAGCCCGATCCGGTGAACCCGTCGTTCGTCGACGTGAACCTGGCGAGCCTCGCCCCCGTCCAGTTCAGCGGCTTCCAGCGCCAGTTCATCTACGGCTCCTGCGGCCTCGTCGAAGGCCAGCTCGGCAACATCGAGCAGCTCGCCGCGGACGCCATCGCCGGCTTCATCGACGATCCGGACGGCAACGGACCCGAGGACAGCCCGCTCGCCGACGCGATCGAGGAGGCCCTCGCAGGCGTGTCGATCGCCGGCGCCGTCGGCGAAGGCCTCGGCCTCCAGCTCGACGCGCCGCTCTTCGCGGTGACCGAGGACGACGCCGGCATCACCCTCGGCGCCCACTCGCGCTTCAGCGTCCAGGTCGGTACGGACCCGGGCCAGTGCATGCCGCCGCCCGGCGCACCGGACCTGACGGCGTCGTACGCGCCGCCGGTGCCGTTCCCGGTGTTCGGCGCCACGACACCCGTCAGCGGCGCGCCCTACGGCGTCGGCATCGGCATCGCGCCCGCGGGCTTCAACCAGATGCTGCGCGGCCAGACGGAGTGCGGGCTCCTGCGCACGTCGATCACCGAGATCGACCTCGACGGCCCCGGCGGCAACCCGCCCCTGCCCGTCGACTCGACCCTGCTCTCGCTCATCGCCCCCGAGTTCGCCCAGCTCCCCGCAGGAACGCCCCTGCGCATCGACATCGCCCCGACGATGGCACCGGCCGTGACCGGTCATCCGGGACCGGCGGGCGAGCTCGAGGAGCTGCGCATCACCCAGGTCGCGATCGCGATCGTCCAGCCCGGCATCGAGAAGGTGTGGCTCGGCGGCGCCTTCGACGCGCGGCTCGGCATGCAGCTGGCCTTCCTGCCCGACGGCAGCGGCCTCGGCGTCACGCTCTCGCAGCCGGCGGTGTCGGACACGACTATGACCGTCACCTGGAACCCGCTCGGCGCCAGCGAGGCGCAGATCGAGTCGGTGCTGCCGGCGATCATCGCTCCCCTGATCCCGGACCTGGCGAGCGCGCTGTCGGGGTTCCCGCTGCCGGAGTTCTTCGGGCTGCGGCTGGCGGGGGTCGAGGTGTCGCGGAACGGCGCGTTCACCGCGCTGTTCGCGAACCTGGAGCCGTCGCCGTAG
- a CDS encoding response regulator transcription factor — protein MSAEPTVWVVDDDAALRNALRFLVESIGLPVRTCGTSEELLDAYDPALPGCMVVDVRMPGMNGLELQQELARRGPHVPLIFLTAHGEVALAVRAVKSGAFDFVEKPFSNQALLDRIREAVATDQRTRALAARQATARAHLAQLSPREREVLDRVALGRSNKAIASELGVATRTVEFHRARIMQKMEADSLAGLLTALGLARDGTGS, from the coding sequence ATGTCGGCTGAGCCGACCGTCTGGGTCGTCGACGACGACGCGGCCCTGCGCAACGCGCTCCGCTTCCTCGTCGAATCGATCGGCCTGCCGGTGCGGACCTGCGGCACGTCCGAGGAGCTGCTCGACGCCTACGACCCGGCGCTCCCCGGCTGCATGGTCGTCGACGTCCGCATGCCCGGCATGAACGGCCTCGAGCTGCAGCAGGAGCTCGCCCGCCGCGGCCCCCACGTCCCGCTCATCTTCCTCACCGCCCACGGCGAGGTCGCACTGGCCGTCCGCGCCGTGAAATCCGGCGCCTTCGACTTCGTCGAAAAGCCCTTCAGCAACCAGGCCCTCCTCGACCGCATCCGCGAAGCCGTCGCCACCGACCAGCGCACCCGCGCGCTGGCCGCGCGTCAGGCGACCGCCCGCGCCCACCTGGCCCAGCTCTCGCCGCGCGAGCGCGAGGTGCTCGACCGCGTCGCCCTCGGCCGCTCCAACAAGGCGATCGCCTCGGAGCTCGGCGTCGCGACGCGCACGGTGGAGTTCCACCGCGCGCGGATCATGCAGAAGATGGAGGCGGACTCCCTGGCCGGGCTGCTCACCGCGCTCGGGCTGGCGCGGGACGGGACGGGATCGTAG